The Falsibacillus albus genome has a window encoding:
- a CDS encoding GNAT family N-acetyltransferase, with protein sequence MDVRRAGNEDAPGIAKVHVDSWRTTYKNIMSDEFLMKISYEQRTDLWNKNISKDGNYVFVAENNNGDIVGFADCGKRENNEVEDSGDLTSIYILEEYQGIGIGKELMKQLFLQFQELNYNKVFVEVLKDNKARFFYEFYGAKLLKTEKIKIASVELELLIYGWDNVKDVVI encoded by the coding sequence ATGGATGTTAGAAGAGCGGGAAATGAAGATGCTCCAGGAATTGCGAAAGTTCACGTTGATAGTTGGAGAACGACTTATAAAAACATAATGTCAGATGAGTTTTTAATGAAGATATCATACGAACAAAGAACAGATTTATGGAATAAAAATATTTCTAAAGATGGTAATTATGTATTTGTAGCAGAAAATAATAATGGAGATATTGTTGGATTTGCGGATTGTGGAAAGAGAGAAAATAATGAGGTAGAAGACTCTGGTGATTTAACATCTATATATATCCTTGAAGAATATCAAGGAATAGGAATTGGAAAAGAGCTAATGAAACAACTATTTCTTCAATTCCAAGAATTGAACTACAATAAGGTTTTTGTGGAAGTATTAAAAGATAATAAAGCACGTTTTTTCTATGAATTTTACGGTGCAAAATTACTAAAAACAGAAAAAATAAAAATTGCTAGTGTTGAATTAGAGCTTCTCATATATGGATGGGATAATGTTAAAGATGTTGTTATTTAA